From a region of the Butyrivibrio sp. AE3004 genome:
- the trxB gene encoding thioredoxin-disulfide reductase, producing MRDLVIIGSGPAGLSAAVYAKRAGLNTLVIEKDPVSGGQILITYEVDNYLGLPGINGFDMGMKFREHADKLGAEFAEGCVSSILIEKEGNEKEAPVFKVVTDQGEYETKTVLLATGASHNKLGIKGEEEFTGRGVSYCATCDGAFFRDKVAVVNGGGDVAVEDAIFLARGCKKVYLVHRRDELRAAKILQDELLSLPNVEVIWDSVIEEVKGDTKVSSVAVKNVKTGETKDVETDALFVAIGIHPLTESFAGLADMDGTGYIIADESGVTSTPGVFVAGDSRKKRLRQIVTAVADGANAVTSVQDFLVGKK from the coding sequence ATGAGAGATCTTGTAATAATAGGTTCCGGTCCTGCCGGACTTTCAGCTGCCGTTTATGCTAAGAGAGCAGGACTTAATACACTTGTGATCGAGAAGGATCCCGTTAGCGGCGGACAGATACTTATAACATATGAGGTGGATAATTATTTAGGACTTCCCGGAATAAATGGCTTTGATATGGGAATGAAGTTCCGTGAACATGCGGATAAGCTTGGGGCGGAATTTGCAGAAGGTTGTGTTTCTTCTATATTAATAGAAAAAGAAGGAAACGAAAAGGAGGCACCTGTTTTTAAGGTTGTAACAGACCAGGGAGAATACGAAACTAAAACTGTTTTACTTGCTACAGGCGCATCTCATAACAAACTTGGAATTAAAGGCGAGGAGGAATTTACAGGACGTGGAGTTTCATATTGTGCGACCTGTGACGGCGCTTTTTTCAGGGATAAGGTGGCAGTTGTAAATGGCGGTGGTGATGTTGCTGTTGAAGATGCTATTTTTCTTGCAAGGGGCTGTAAAAAGGTATATCTGGTTCATAGAAGAGATGAGCTTCGCGCTGCAAAAATACTTCAGGATGAATTATTGTCACTGCCAAATGTTGAAGTTATATGGGATAGCGTGATCGAAGAGGTCAAGGGTGACACCAAAGTTTCATCTGTTGCTGTTAAAAATGTTAAGACAGGTGAAACAAAGGATGTTGAAACAGATGCTCTTTTTGTTGCAATTGGTATCCATCCTCTTACTGAGTCTTTTGCAGGACTTGCAGACATGGATGGTACCGGATATATCATCGCTGACGAGAGTGGAGTAACCTCTACACCGGGCGTATTTGTTGCCGGAGATTCAAGAAAGAAGCGGCTCCGCCAGATTGTTACGGCAGTTGCGGATGGAGCAAATGCTGTTACATCTGTTCAGGATTTCCTGGTTGGAAAGAAGTAA
- the lgt gene encoding prolipoprotein diacylglyceryl transferase: MFNDIKIGPVTLHMYGLMIAVGFLTALMIVLKRGIKKGLSEDTIYGIFYCAIIGGLLGCRLLFYVVELPNIMKDPSIFWDFANGYVVYGGIIGGILASYIYVKRKHEDFLKYFDVVMPAVAIAQGFGRIGCFCAGCCYGAETTSPFHVVFTHSDFAPNGVQLIPTQLMSSAGDFLIGAFLIWFSGKTETKGRTAAMYLVMYGIGRFIIEFFRADYRGSIGVLSTSQIISFVIVSIGAFLFLAAPKLDMRF, encoded by the coding sequence ATGTTTAATGATATAAAGATAGGACCTGTTACATTACACATGTACGGCCTTATGATTGCTGTCGGATTTCTGACAGCTCTCATGATTGTACTAAAAAGAGGAATAAAGAAGGGCCTATCGGAAGATACGATATATGGTATTTTCTATTGCGCAATAATCGGAGGCCTGCTTGGTTGCAGGCTTCTGTTTTATGTTGTAGAGCTGCCGAATATAATGAAAGATCCCTCTATCTTTTGGGACTTCGCAAACGGTTATGTTGTATATGGAGGAATCATAGGAGGGATCCTGGCAAGCTATATTTATGTTAAGAGAAAACATGAAGATTTTTTGAAATATTTTGATGTTGTTATGCCTGCAGTCGCGATTGCTCAGGGCTTTGGTCGTATAGGATGTTTTTGCGCAGGGTGCTGCTACGGTGCTGAAACGACGAGTCCTTTTCATGTTGTATTTACACATTCCGATTTTGCACCAAACGGTGTACAGCTTATTCCGACACAGCTTATGTCATCAGCAGGTGACTTTCTTATAGGTGCATTTCTGATATGGTTTTCAGGTAAAACAGAAACAAAAGGAAGAACAGCAGCAATGTATCTTGTTATGTACGGAATCGGAAGATTTATAATTGAGTTTTTCCGGGCTGATTACAGAGGAAGTATTGGGGTGCTTTCAACCTCACAGATAATCTCATTTGTGATTGTTTCTATTGGGGCGTTTCTCTTCTTGGCAGCTCCAAAGCTTGATATGAGATTTTAA
- a CDS encoding response regulator produces MAKILIVDDSRTSRRVLKDMLERHGHIVVDEATNGQEGFDDYGKYNPDIVTMDITMPVMDGIQGLKLIHKAYPDARVIMITAAGQNEKVKEAIESGAAEFITKPLDEDTVISAIDKVMQK; encoded by the coding sequence ATGGCAAAGATTCTTATTGTTGATGATTCAAGAACTTCCAGAAGAGTACTGAAGGACATGCTTGAGAGGCATGGCCACATTGTTGTTGATGAAGCTACCAATGGGCAGGAGGGCTTCGATGATTACGGAAAATACAATCCCGATATTGTAACTATGGATATTACTATGCCGGTTATGGATGGAATCCAGGGCTTGAAGCTCATTCATAAGGCTTATCCTGATGCCAGGGTTATTATGATAACGGCAGCAGGTCAGAATGAGAAAGTAAAGGAAGCCATTGAAAGTGGCGCAGCAGAATTCATAACCAAGCCGCTGGATGAGGATACGGTGATATCCGCGATAGATAAAGTAATGCAAAAGTAA
- a CDS encoding enoyl-CoA hydratase-related protein has translation MGFVNVEVKDKIAVLTINRPEALNALNSQVLDDLNAALDSIDVNTVRALVLTGAGEKSFVAGADIGEMSTLTKAEGEAFGKKGNDVFRKLETFPIPTIAAVNGFALGGGCEISMSCDIRICSDNAMFGQPEVGLGITPGFGGTQRLARLIGAGMAKQLIYTARNIKADEAKRIGLVNEVYTLEELLPAAEKMANTIAANAPIAVRACKKAINEGLQLDIDKAIELEEKIFGDCFETEDQREGMANFLRKKDDPKKVKVVDFKNA, from the coding sequence ATGGGATTTGTTAATGTTGAAGTTAAGGACAAAATTGCTGTTCTTACAATCAACCGTCCTGAAGCACTCAATGCTCTTAACAGCCAGGTCCTTGATGACCTTAACGCTGCTCTTGACAGCATTGATGTTAACACAGTAAGAGCTCTTGTTCTTACAGGTGCAGGAGAAAAGTCATTTGTTGCAGGTGCTGACATCGGAGAGATGAGCACACTGACAAAGGCAGAGGGTGAAGCTTTTGGTAAGAAAGGTAATGACGTATTCAGAAAGCTTGAGACATTCCCTATTCCTACAATTGCAGCAGTTAACGGATTCGCTCTTGGCGGCGGCTGCGAGATTTCTATGAGCTGTGATATCCGTATCTGTTCTGATAATGCTATGTTTGGTCAGCCTGAGGTTGGTCTTGGAATTACTCCCGGATTTGGCGGAACACAGAGACTTGCACGTCTTATCGGTGCAGGCATGGCTAAGCAGCTTATTTACACAGCACGTAATATCAAAGCTGATGAGGCTAAGAGAATCGGTCTTGTAAATGAAGTATATACACTTGAAGAGCTCCTTCCTGCAGCTGAGAAGATGGCTAACACCATCGCAGCAAATGCACCTATCGCAGTTCGTGCATGCAAGAAGGCTATCAACGAAGGTCTTCAGCTTGACATCGATAAGGCTATCGAGCTTGAGGAAAAGATTTTCGGTGATTGCTTCGAGACAGAAGATCAGCGTGAAGGTATGGCTAACTTCCTTCGTAAAAAGGATGATCCCAAGAAGGTTAAAGTTGTAGATTTTAAAAATGCGTAA
- a CDS encoding acetyl-CoA C-acetyltransferase — protein MAQKVVLAGACRTAIGKMGGALSNTPAADLGSIVIKEALNRAGVKPEQVDEVLMGCVIQAGLGQNVARQASIKAGLPVEVPAVTVNVVCGSGLNCVNMAAEMIRSGDADIVVAGGMENMSMAPFALDKARFGYRMNNGVLKDCMVNDALWDAFNDYHMIQTADNVAEQWKLTREELDEFALNSQQKTEAAQKAGKFKDEIVPVEVKVKKDTVVFDTDEGPRPGSTMEGLAKLRPINKDGVTTAGNASGINDGAAAIVVMSEEKAKELGVKPMATWVAGALGGVDPSIMGVGPVAATKKVLDRTGLTIDDIDIYEANEAFAAQSVAVGKDLGFDLSKLNVNGGAIALGHPVGASGCRILVTLLHEMQRSDKKRGLATLCIGGGMGCATIVERD, from the coding sequence ATGGCACAGAAAGTAGTATTGGCAGGCGCATGCAGAACTGCAATCGGTAAGATGGGCGGAGCGCTCTCTAACACACCGGCAGCAGATCTTGGCTCTATCGTTATCAAGGAAGCGTTAAACAGAGCAGGCGTTAAGCCGGAGCAGGTTGACGAGGTTCTTATGGGCTGCGTTATCCAGGCTGGTCTCGGACAGAACGTAGCACGTCAGGCATCAATTAAGGCAGGTCTTCCCGTAGAGGTTCCGGCAGTTACTGTCAATGTTGTTTGTGGTTCAGGTCTGAACTGCGTAAACATGGCTGCTGAGATGATTAGATCAGGTGATGCTGATATCGTAGTTGCAGGTGGTATGGAGAACATGTCTATGGCTCCTTTTGCACTTGACAAGGCTCGTTTCGGTTATCGTATGAATAACGGCGTATTAAAGGATTGCATGGTAAATGATGCTCTTTGGGATGCATTCAATGATTACCACATGATCCAGACTGCTGATAATGTAGCAGAGCAGTGGAAGCTTACAAGAGAAGAACTTGATGAGTTTGCTCTTAACAGTCAGCAGAAGACAGAGGCAGCTCAGAAGGCTGGTAAGTTCAAGGATGAGATCGTTCCTGTAGAAGTTAAGGTTAAGAAGGATACAGTTGTATTTGATACAGATGAAGGCCCTCGTCCGGGTTCTACAATGGAAGGTCTTGCAAAGCTTCGCCCTATCAATAAGGATGGTGTTACAACTGCAGGTAACGCTTCAGGTATCAATGATGGTGCTGCTGCTATTGTTGTTATGAGCGAAGAGAAGGCTAAGGAGCTTGGCGTTAAGCCTATGGCTACATGGGTAGCAGGTGCTCTTGGCGGTGTAGATCCTTCGATCATGGGTGTTGGTCCTGTTGCAGCTACAAAGAAGGTTCTTGATCGTACAGGTCTTACAATTGACGATATCGATATCTATGAGGCAAACGAGGCATTCGCAGCTCAGTCTGTAGCTGTTGGTAAGGACCTTGGCTTTGACCTTTCAAAACTTAACGTAAACGGTGGTGCTATTGCACTCGGACACCCTGTAGGAGCTTCAGGATGCCGTATTCTTGTTACTCTTCTTCATGAGATGCAGAGATCTGACAAGAAGCGTGGTCTTGCTACTCTTTGCATCGGTGGTGGTATGGGTTGTGCTACTATCGTTGAACGCGATTAA
- a CDS encoding 3-hydroxyacyl-CoA dehydrogenase family protein gives MKVAVIGAGTMGAGIAQTFAQADTVEKVYLCDIKTEFAEGGFAKIKKNLDKQVSKGKIDQAKADAITGKIQTGLNDICTDADLVVEAALEVMDIKKNLFKELEENIVKNPDCIFASNTSSLSITEIGAGLPKPVIGMHFFNPAPVMKLVEVIQGANTPEADVEKIKKISEDLGKTPVQVNEAAGFVVNRILVPMINEGIFVYSEGVSDIQGVDTAMKLGCNHPMGPLELGDYIGLDIVLAIMDVLYKETGDSKYRACPLLRKMVRGKKLGVKTGIGFYDYSDGGKVPTDRK, from the coding sequence ATGAAAGTAGCAGTAATTGGCGCAGGTACAATGGGTGCAGGTATTGCACAGACTTTTGCACAGGCAGATACAGTAGAAAAAGTTTACCTTTGCGATATTAAGACAGAGTTCGCTGAAGGTGGCTTTGCAAAAATTAAGAAGAACCTTGACAAACAGGTTTCAAAGGGAAAGATTGATCAGGCTAAGGCTGACGCAATCACAGGCAAAATCCAGACAGGTCTTAACGACATCTGCACAGATGCTGATCTCGTTGTAGAAGCTGCTCTTGAAGTTATGGATATCAAGAAGAACCTTTTTAAGGAGCTTGAAGAGAATATCGTAAAGAATCCTGATTGCATTTTTGCATCAAACACATCATCTCTTTCAATCACAGAGATTGGTGCAGGTCTTCCTAAGCCGGTTATCGGTATGCACTTCTTCAATCCCGCTCCTGTTATGAAGCTGGTTGAGGTAATCCAGGGTGCAAACACACCTGAAGCCGATGTTGAGAAAATCAAGAAGATCTCTGAGGATCTTGGCAAGACTCCTGTTCAGGTTAACGAGGCAGCTGGTTTCGTAGTAAACCGTATCCTTGTTCCCATGATCAACGAAGGTATCTTCGTTTATTCTGAAGGTGTTTCAGATATCCAGGGTGTTGACACAGCTATGAAGCTTGGCTGCAACCATCCTATGGGACCCCTTGAACTCGGTGACTACATCGGTCTTGATATCGTTCTTGCAATCATGGATGTTCTTTACAAAGAGACAGGTGATTCCAAGTATCGTGCTTGCCCTCTTCTTCGTAAGATGGTTCGTGGTAAGAAGCTTGGCGTTAAGACCGGCATCGGCTTCTATGATTACAGCGATGGCGGCAAGGTGCCCACAGATAGAAAGTAA
- a CDS encoding C40 family peptidase, translating into MQKTRLQLLAMGVATAVTIGGVGINANASASKVTTVLPSAGISYALTGDSVSLSNLAGDNDTDVAENEIEDSAVTITETTPLASTLQENILNDIQKATGATIPQEEPGTGTEEEVTEDNAEEELTAEEKEEERFRSLVIAQVNDYVNVRDNPSEEDGEIIGKLYDDSVGTFIEEADGWYKIKSGSVEGYVKAEYCVTGEDAVELAKQVGKRIATVTTTTLKVRSGPSTDDEVLGLVPIEDELVVTEELDGWVKVSIEEGEGYVSMDYVELSTEFVEAESKAEEEARLKKEEEARLAALAQAKKGTKSSSSEGGSKGSKNYNSAGSYTTQSSSIGSAVASFATQFVGNPYVYGGSSLTNGTDCSGFVMSVYANFGVSLPHSSGADRSVGAAVDGLANAQAGDIVCYSGHVGIYIGGGQIVHASTAKTGIKISDAGYRQVLAVRRIF; encoded by the coding sequence TTGCAAAAGACTAGATTACAGCTGTTGGCGATGGGGGTTGCTACTGCGGTAACAATTGGAGGAGTAGGTATAAATGCCAACGCATCAGCGTCTAAGGTAACGACAGTTTTACCGTCTGCAGGTATTAGTTATGCTCTTACAGGTGATTCGGTATCACTTTCAAACCTTGCAGGTGACAATGATACAGATGTTGCTGAGAACGAAATTGAAGATTCTGCAGTAACAATTACAGAGACAACACCTCTTGCATCTACATTGCAGGAGAACATTCTTAATGATATTCAGAAAGCAACAGGAGCTACAATTCCTCAGGAAGAACCCGGAACAGGTACTGAAGAGGAAGTTACTGAGGATAATGCCGAAGAGGAGCTTACAGCAGAGGAAAAGGAAGAAGAGAGATTCAGATCTCTTGTAATTGCTCAGGTTAATGATTATGTTAATGTCCGTGATAACCCGAGCGAGGAGGACGGTGAGATCATCGGTAAGCTTTACGATGATTCCGTAGGTACTTTCATAGAAGAGGCTGACGGATGGTACAAGATTAAGTCCGGTTCAGTTGAGGGTTATGTAAAGGCAGAGTATTGCGTAACAGGCGAAGATGCAGTTGAGCTTGCAAAACAGGTTGGTAAGCGTATTGCTACTGTTACAACTACAACACTTAAAGTAAGAAGCGGCCCCAGCACAGATGATGAAGTGCTCGGACTTGTACCGATTGAAGATGAACTTGTTGTAACCGAAGAGCTTGATGGCTGGGTTAAGGTCAGCATCGAAGAAGGTGAAGGTTACGTATCAATGGATTATGTAGAGCTTTCTACAGAGTTCGTTGAAGCAGAGTCCAAGGCAGAAGAGGAAGCTCGTCTTAAGAAAGAAGAAGAGGCTCGTCTCGCAGCACTTGCCCAGGCTAAGAAGGGAACAAAGAGTTCTTCATCAGAAGGCGGTTCTAAGGGCTCTAAGAACTATAATTCAGCAGGAAGCTATACAACACAGTCAAGTTCTATCGGATCTGCAGTTGCTTCCTTTGCTACTCAGTTTGTTGGTAATCCTTATGTATACGGAGGATCCAGTCTTACAAACGGAACAGACTGTTCAGGATTTGTAATGAGCGTATATGCTAACTTTGGTGTAAGTCTTCCTCACTCAAGTGGTGCGGACAGAAGCGTCGGAGCAGCAGTTGATGGACTTGCAAATGCACAGGCCGGTGACATTGTATGTTACTCAGGTCACGTAGGAATCTATATCGGTGGTGGACAGATTGTACATGCTTCCACAGCTAAGACAGGTATCAAGATTTCAGACGCAGGATACAGACAGGTATTGGCAGTTAGAAGAATCTTCTAA
- a CDS encoding chemotaxis protein CheX, protein MFDRIMGKYLLDRGKLSKAQLSLAYQVQESKRAKLGVIAVNEKLMTVAQAEEINALQATMDKRFGDLAIERGYLSEIQVGYLLSLQGNEFQTFTSALIAKEMMSLEELDETLKMYQQEKGLNDEQMTALKSGDIELIVPIFSGTDDPEYNALFDYGIKNLYRLVDTHLYLGNVYTVHNIKEECIAYQSFDGDVKATVALIGKNENLQKLAKSYTKEEFIETEEDALDAMCELINCINGLYATDRSKKGKKIELEPPYFITKFGEIDGEDIRIMPVYCCDTEVLLIVSAHSNTTVK, encoded by the coding sequence ATGTTCGACCGAATCATGGGAAAATACCTTTTAGACAGAGGAAAGCTTTCAAAAGCTCAGCTGTCTCTGGCTTACCAGGTGCAGGAGTCAAAAAGAGCTAAGCTTGGTGTCATAGCTGTCAACGAGAAGCTAATGACTGTTGCGCAGGCGGAGGAGATTAATGCACTCCAGGCTACAATGGATAAGCGCTTTGGTGATCTTGCCATAGAGAGAGGGTATCTTTCTGAAATACAGGTTGGTTATCTTTTATCGCTTCAGGGCAATGAGTTTCAGACATTTACATCTGCGCTTATTGCTAAGGAGATGATGAGTCTTGAGGAATTAGATGAGACTCTTAAGATGTATCAGCAGGAAAAGGGACTTAATGACGAGCAGATGACTGCTTTAAAAAGCGGAGACATCGAACTGATTGTTCCAATTTTTTCCGGAACTGATGATCCGGAATACAATGCGCTTTTCGATTATGGAATAAAGAATCTGTACAGACTTGTTGATACACATCTTTATCTGGGTAATGTATATACAGTTCATAACATTAAAGAAGAATGTATAGCATATCAATCTTTTGATGGAGATGTTAAGGCTACGGTAGCTCTTATCGGTAAAAATGAAAATCTTCAAAAGCTTGCAAAAAGCTATACCAAGGAAGAATTCATTGAAACTGAAGAAGATGCGCTTGATGCCATGTGTGAGCTTATTAACTGTATAAACGGTCTGTATGCTACAGATAGAAGTAAAAAGGGTAAGAAGATTGAACTTGAACCGCCTTACTTTATAACAAAGTTTGGTGAGATTGACGGAGAGGATATTCGTATTATGCCCGTATACTGTTGTGATACGGAGGTACTTCTTATTGTTTCTGCACACAGTAACACTACTGTAAAATGA
- the hpf gene encoding ribosome hibernation-promoting factor, HPF/YfiA family, which translates to MKFTIIGKNIDVTPGLRSAVEEKIGKLEKYFTPETNVNVTLTADKDRHKIEVTIPVKGKIIRSEQVSNDMYVSIDLVEEIIERQLKKYKSKLVNKHQTEISNFKKEYIDNEDFDDEEIKIVRVKKFDLKPMYVEDAAIQMELLGHNFFVFINAETDQPNVVYKRKGNTYGLIEPD; encoded by the coding sequence ATGAAATTCACTATTATTGGTAAGAACATCGATGTAACACCCGGACTGAGATCAGCAGTGGAGGAAAAAATCGGAAAGCTCGAAAAGTACTTCACTCCGGAAACAAATGTCAACGTAACATTAACCGCTGACAAGGATCGTCATAAGATTGAGGTGACCATACCCGTTAAAGGTAAGATCATAAGATCCGAACAGGTCAGCAACGATATGTACGTATCAATTGATCTTGTGGAGGAGATTATTGAACGTCAGCTGAAAAAATATAAGAGCAAACTTGTAAACAAGCACCAGACCGAAATCAGTAACTTTAAGAAAGAATATATTGATAACGAAGATTTTGATGATGAAGAAATCAAGATCGTCAGAGTAAAGAAATTTGATCTTAAGCCAATGTATGTAGAGGATGCTGCCATCCAGATGGAGCTCCTTGGCCACAACTTCTTCGTATTCATCAATGCTGAGACAGATCAGCCCAATGTTGTTTACAAAAGAAAAGGAAATACATACGGCCTTATTGAACCCGACTAA
- the ymfI gene encoding elongation factor P 5-aminopentanone reductase, with translation MNSNKGPVLITGASRGIGKAIAEVFAKNGYNLYLCCKNSIESLNEFSEKLSTMYKITSHAFQCDVSDENSVISLFISIMDKCGQSPEIVINNAGIAWYGLLTDMTSDEWHKVMSTNLDSVFHVCKNAVPYMVRNGHGKIINISSVWGNVGASCEVAYSASKGGVNSFTKALAKELAPSGIQVNAISCGVIDTEMNRSHLSEENLNELASEIPADRIGTPEEVGEFAVSLASSPSYLTGQIITIDGGWI, from the coding sequence ATGAATTCAAATAAAGGTCCGGTTCTGATAACAGGTGCATCAAGAGGCATAGGCAAAGCAATCGCAGAAGTATTCGCCAAAAACGGTTATAATCTGTATCTTTGCTGTAAAAACAGTATTGAATCGCTAAACGAATTTTCAGAGAAGCTTTCTACAATGTACAAAATAACATCTCATGCATTCCAATGCGATGTTTCGGATGAAAACAGCGTAATATCCCTTTTTATCTCCATCATGGATAAATGCGGACAATCCCCCGAAATAGTCATAAACAACGCAGGAATAGCATGGTATGGTCTTCTGACCGATATGACCTCAGATGAATGGCACAAGGTTATGAGTACCAATCTGGATTCAGTTTTCCATGTTTGTAAAAATGCCGTTCCTTATATGGTAAGAAACGGGCATGGAAAAATCATAAATATATCTTCTGTATGGGGCAATGTAGGCGCTTCCTGCGAGGTCGCATACTCAGCCTCAAAGGGTGGAGTCAATTCCTTTACAAAAGCTCTTGCAAAAGAACTTGCTCCCAGTGGAATTCAGGTAAATGCTATCTCCTGCGGTGTGATCGATACAGAGATGAACAGATCACACCTGTCAGAAGAAAATCTGAATGAACTTGCTTCAGAGATACCTGCTGACAGAATCGGAACTCCTGAGGAAGTCGGTGAATTCGCTGTATCTCTTGCATCTTCACCATCATATCTCACTGGTCAGATCATCACTATAGATGGCGGATGGATTTAA
- a CDS encoding acyl-CoA dehydrogenase: protein MDFQLDQQHEMARALFKEFAEKEVKPHAIDVDETEKFPMETVKKMQKYGFMGIPIPKEYGGQGCDPLTYAMCVEELAKVCGTTAVIVSAHTSLCCDPIMTYGTEEQKQKYLVPLAKGEKLGAFGLTEPMAGTDAQGVQTKAVLSEDGKEWILDGSKCFITNGEVADVYIIIAYTDIVEDKRGRKTKKFSAFIVEKGTPGFTFGTKENKMGIRGSSTYELIFQDCHIPAENLLGARGKGFPIAMHTLDGGRIGIAAQALGIAEGALDRTIEYVKERKQFGRSIGQFQNTQFQLANMATQCEAAKMLVYAAADAKKNKDRYSVEAAKAKLFAAEVAMDVTTKAVQLHGGYGYIREYEVERMMRDAKITEIYEGTSEVQRMVISGALLS, encoded by the coding sequence ATGGATTTTCAGTTAGATCAGCAACATGAAATGGCTAGAGCTCTTTTCAAAGAGTTTGCAGAAAAAGAAGTAAAGCCACACGCTATAGATGTGGATGAGACAGAAAAATTCCCTATGGAGACCGTTAAAAAAATGCAGAAGTACGGTTTCATGGGCATCCCGATTCCGAAGGAATACGGCGGACAGGGATGTGATCCTCTTACATACGCTATGTGTGTAGAGGAACTTGCAAAGGTTTGTGGTACAACAGCAGTTATCGTATCTGCTCACACATCACTTTGCTGCGATCCTATCATGACTTATGGTACAGAAGAGCAGAAGCAGAAGTACCTTGTTCCACTTGCAAAGGGTGAGAAGCTTGGTGCTTTCGGTCTTACAGAGCCCATGGCAGGTACTGATGCACAGGGTGTTCAGACTAAGGCTGTTCTTTCAGAAGACGGTAAGGAGTGGATTCTTGATGGTTCTAAGTGCTTCATCACAAACGGTGAAGTTGCTGACGTTTATATCATCATCGCTTACACAGATATCGTTGAGGATAAGAGAGGCAGAAAGACAAAGAAGTTCTCAGCATTCATCGTTGAGAAGGGTACACCCGGATTTACATTCGGAACCAAGGAAAACAAGATGGGTATCCGTGGTTCATCCACATACGAACTCATTTTCCAGGATTGCCATATTCCTGCAGAGAACCTTCTTGGTGCAAGAGGAAAAGGCTTCCCAATCGCTATGCATACACTTGACGGTGGACGTATCGGTATCGCTGCACAGGCTCTTGGTATTGCTGAGGGCGCTCTTGACAGAACAATTGAGTATGTTAAGGAGAGAAAGCAGTTTGGTCGTTCAATCGGTCAGTTCCAGAATACACAGTTCCAGCTTGCTAACATGGCTACACAGTGTGAAGCAGCTAAGATGCTTGTTTACGCAGCAGCAGATGCTAAGAAGAACAAGGATCGCTACTCTGTAGAAGCTGCAAAGGCTAAGCTTTTCGCTGCAGAGGTAGCTATGGATGTTACAACCAAGGCTGTTCAGCTTCATGGTGGTTATGGTTACATCAGAG